One stretch of Rana temporaria chromosome 10, aRanTem1.1, whole genome shotgun sequence DNA includes these proteins:
- the IL11 gene encoding interleukin-11 has product MRSCLYQIALAIMSVCEGVWALPLPKPKPTDPKSEFDSILHMAKHLLSDTKNLYTNFKAKYPYEGEHKLESLPVLTINAVELSSIQIPAGLTKLSSELFIYQKHFDWLKKAAHVVRPLDHEFTSIHNRIDKLVKKIDTLMTRLNIARASDSPLPQLPNTTTQWGVVQTGHAVFHHFHLFLDYATRALVLMKNKL; this is encoded by the exons gctgTTTGTATCAGATAGCTCTAGCTATTATGAGTGTGTGTGAAGGAGTATGGGCACTTCCTCTCCCAAAGCCAAAGCCTACAGACCCCAAATCAGAATTTGACAGCATCCTCCACATGGCCAAACATCTACTAAGTGACACCAAGAATCTCTACACCAACTTT AAAGCAAAATACCCATATGAAGGGGAGCACAAGCTGGAAAGTTTACCGGTGCTGACCATAAATGCTGTGGAGCTGTCTAGTATTCAG attccTGCTGGTCTTACGAAGCTCAGCTCTGAGCTCTTCATATATCAGAAGCATTTTGATTGGCTGAAGAAAGCGGCACATGTTGTTCGCCCCTTGGATCACGAGTTTACCAGCATTCATAATCGCATTGACAAGCTGGTGAAGAAAATTGATACTTTG ATGACAAGACTTAACATTGCCCGTGCTAGTGACTCACCTCTGCCACAGCTTCCTAACACAACAACCCAGTGGGGGGTTGTACAGACCGGCCATGCCGTTTTCCATCAtttccacctcttcctggacTATGCAACTCGTGCCCTTGTACTTATGAAAAATAAGTTGTGA